A single window of Nitrospinota bacterium DNA harbors:
- a CDS encoding MFS transporter, whose product MPTFRSLANIRIGTVLFLGFSSGLPLALTGGTLQAWMTVEGVDLGTIGIFTLVGLPYTLKFLWAPLLDRFVPPIFGRRRGWILIFQISLIVLIATMSGFSPKNVPWVVAFLAVMIAFMSASQDVVIDAYRTDILRERERGLGAGVFVTGYRVAMLISGALALMFSELLGWRLTYLLMAGVMSLGVLATLFGPEPEEKVVPPRTLAEAVGGPLKEFFSRPGAWVFLALIVLYKLGDAFAGSLTTAFLIRGAEFSVGEVGAINKGMGMIATILGALFGGLIMARLGMFRSLLYFGILQAISNLSFMVLAYLGKNYTMMVFAVAFENLAGGMGTASFLGFLMALCNHRYTATQFALLSALAALGRVFVGPPSGYLAEFAGWPVFFFITFLVALPGLGLLWWMRAAVDGLNHGGPEKELSP is encoded by the coding sequence TTGCCGACATTCAGATCCCTGGCCAATATTCGCATTGGGACGGTCTTATTTCTGGGTTTTTCCTCAGGTTTGCCCCTGGCTTTAACAGGGGGGACGTTGCAAGCCTGGATGACGGTAGAGGGCGTGGATCTGGGAACCATAGGAATATTTACTCTGGTGGGTCTGCCTTACACTCTCAAATTCCTTTGGGCTCCACTTTTAGACCGGTTTGTTCCCCCGATTTTTGGCAGACGACGGGGTTGGATCCTGATTTTTCAGATTTCACTCATTGTTCTCATTGCAACGATGAGTGGGTTTTCGCCGAAAAATGTCCCCTGGGTTGTGGCTTTTCTGGCGGTGATGATCGCTTTCATGTCGGCATCGCAGGATGTTGTTATTGATGCGTACCGAACGGATATATTGAGGGAACGTGAGCGCGGGCTCGGCGCCGGGGTCTTTGTGACCGGATACCGGGTCGCCATGCTTATCTCAGGCGCCTTGGCTTTGATGTTTTCGGAGTTATTAGGTTGGCGGCTGACCTACCTTCTGATGGCGGGTGTGATGAGCCTGGGAGTGTTGGCCACTCTTTTCGGGCCTGAGCCTGAAGAAAAAGTGGTGCCTCCACGGACGCTTGCTGAAGCGGTGGGAGGACCGCTTAAGGAATTTTTTTCAAGACCGGGAGCCTGGGTGTTCCTGGCCTTGATCGTTCTTTATAAGCTGGGCGATGCATTTGCGGGAAGCCTGACGACGGCCTTTTTGATACGCGGCGCGGAGTTTTCTGTTGGTGAGGTTGGGGCCATCAATAAAGGGATGGGGATGATAGCCACCATCCTGGGAGCTCTTTTTGGCGGGCTGATTATGGCTCGCCTGGGAATGTTTCGGTCGCTCCTCTATTTTGGAATTTTGCAGGCGATATCAAACCTTTCATTTATGGTTCTGGCCTATCTGGGAAAGAATTACACAATGATGGTGTTTGCGGTGGCTTTTGAAAATCTTGCCGGAGGCATGGGCACTGCATCGTTCCTTGGTTTTTTAATGGCTCTTTGTAACCATCGGTACACGGCGACCCAGTTTGCCTTATTATCGGCGTTGGCGGCTTTGGGAAGAGTATTTGTGGGACCGCCTTCTGGATATCTTGCTGAATTCGCTGGGTGGCCGGTTTTCTTTTTCATTACTTTTCTGGTGGCTCTTCCCGGTCTGGGTCTGTTGTGGTGGATGCGTGCAGCCGTTGATGGCCTGAATCATGGAGGACCGGAAAAAGAATTGAGCCCGTGA
- a CDS encoding HD domain-containing protein, with the protein MSESNSIGRIKEAIALAKKLHAGQVRKGPKGEAFFNHPRRVCKCYLTFKHKSVNGMVASLCHDLIEDTVLNIEELDGLFGPQVRKIVCDLTKPHNFSSDEYAAKIGDWTLESKKIKLCDIEDNILSSRQIHFGQRIPMLVKWRKYLDQLRRVSLGGLAEEKEIWERWDAVNELAAGEWKHLTAGLVLNREQNKGNFPF; encoded by the coding sequence ATGAGTGAAAGTAATTCTATTGGGCGAATTAAAGAAGCTATTGCTCTGGCAAAAAAGCTTCATGCCGGGCAGGTTCGAAAGGGACCAAAAGGTGAAGCGTTTTTTAACCATCCCCGTCGTGTTTGCAAATGTTATCTAACATTCAAACATAAGTCCGTAAACGGGATGGTCGCTTCCTTGTGTCACGATCTGATCGAGGACACGGTTCTCAACATTGAAGAACTTGACGGCCTGTTTGGACCCCAGGTCCGAAAAATAGTTTGTGATTTAACCAAGCCGCATAATTTTTCCAGCGATGAGTATGCGGCTAAAATCGGCGACTGGACTCTGGAATCAAAGAAAATTAAGTTGTGTGATATAGAGGATAATATTTTGAGTTCCCGCCAAATTCATTTTGGCCAGCGAATCCCAATGCTGGTCAAGTGGAGAAAATATTTGGATCAACTGAGAAGGGTTTCTCTTGGGGGATTGGCGGAGGAAAAGGAAATTTGGGAAAGATGGGACGCCGTTAATGAACTGGCCGCCGGAGAATGGAAACATCTGACTGCGGGTTTGGTCCTTAACAGGGAACAAAATAAGGGAAACTTTCCCTTCTGA
- a CDS encoding helix-turn-helix transcriptional regulator, whose amino-acid sequence MMEVMTNESNGSKETITNTTVGKRLKTWRKHSLLKLVELSKKIRVSQGSLSDLENDKSLPSATTLANLCLFSNINLYWLLTGRGSMIRQDSDGMEKTIFQKEFVHLLQDQKLRELIEKVIRVYRQGDSGKRAHLKGFLVGADPDNC is encoded by the coding sequence ATGATGGAAGTTATGACGAATGAAAGCAATGGCTCAAAGGAAACTATCACAAACACGACGGTGGGCAAGCGATTGAAGACCTGGCGCAAACATTCTCTGCTCAAACTGGTCGAACTGTCCAAGAAAATCCGGGTTTCTCAGGGTTCTCTTTCGGATTTGGAAAACGATAAATCTCTTCCATCAGCCACCACATTGGCAAATCTCTGCTTATTTTCCAATATTAATCTCTACTGGCTCCTGACAGGGCGAGGTTCCATGATTCGTCAAGATTCCGACGGCATGGAAAAAACCATTTTTCAAAAAGAATTTGTTCATCTTCTACAGGATCAAAAGTTACGAGAATTGATCGAAAAGGTGATTCGTGTCTACCGCCAAGGAGATTCCGGAAAAAGAGCCCATTTAAAAGGTTTTTTAGTGGGTGCAGATCCTGATAATTGCTAG